Proteins encoded in a region of the Marinococcus sp. PL1-022 genome:
- the fdhF gene encoding formate dehydrogenase subunit alpha, whose translation MIILSIIRVTMNGTERKVSDDSTILDYTRGTNEEVPNVCYHPSLGAIETCDTCMVKVNGEIVRACSTEFKEDDVIETLTPDVDQAQKIAMDRILHNHELYCTVCDYNNGGCEIHNTVEAMRVEHQSVPFETKPYEKDYTNPHYRYDPDQCILCGRCVEACQDVQVTETLSIDWERERPRVIWDNDVPIGESSCVSCGHCSTVCPCNALIETNMEGEAGYMTGLKEDTLRPMIDITKDVETGYSSILALSNMESKMRDDRIEKTKTVCTYCGVGCSFDVWTKDREILKIEPQAEAPANGISTCVKGKFGWDFVNSEERLQNPLVRENGQFVETTWENALDVIQKNFTSIKEESGNDALAFISSSKTTNEESYLMQKLSRSVMGTNNIDNCSRYCQTPATQGLFRTVGYGGDTGTIEDIKNAELIITVGTNTSESHPVLATRIKSSHKLRNQKLIVSDIRKHEMAERSDMFIQPKPGSDLVWLNAVAKYIIDQGWEDTEFINERVDYYDDFVKELEMYTIDYAVEQTGLSREELIGIAESIHEADTTCALWAMGVTQHSGGADTSTAISNLLLVSGNYGRHGTGAYPLRGHNNVQGATDFGSAPNLLPGYQSVEDEDIRRKFEQGWNTELSGEVGMTNHEMVDAMHEGRLRSLYLKGEEMALVDSNINYVQQGFEKLDFFVVQDIFLSETAKFADVVLPASPSLEKDGTFVNTERRFQRLYKALDPLGNSKPDWEILQLVANRMGADWDYSHPSEIMAEAASLCPFFEGVSYERLEGYDSLVWPVTKEGQDEPLLYESRFQFPNGKARFYPVHWTEPQTFGEQYDLHVNNGRMLEHFHEGNMTYKSEGITLKTPDNFVEISPELAEERGLESGALVRLKSPYGALRIQALVTDRVKEKQLYIPMNNSGESAINRLTSSEADKDTDTPAYKETQVFMEILSTDGEAPMPKNNFRYGNPNPQNGVEVERKWKRNDYIFPGDMVRKENR comes from the coding sequence ATGATTATTTTGTCGATTATTCGAGTAACGATGAATGGCACTGAGCGCAAAGTATCGGATGACTCCACAATCCTGGACTACACGCGCGGCACTAATGAGGAAGTGCCAAATGTCTGTTATCACCCGAGCCTTGGTGCGATTGAAACCTGTGACACCTGTATGGTGAAGGTGAACGGAGAAATTGTTCGTGCCTGTTCCACCGAATTTAAAGAAGATGATGTCATTGAAACACTTACTCCTGATGTCGATCAGGCGCAGAAAATTGCGATGGACCGGATTCTGCATAATCACGAGCTGTACTGTACCGTCTGTGATTACAATAACGGCGGCTGTGAAATCCATAACACGGTGGAAGCGATGCGTGTCGAACACCAGAGCGTTCCTTTTGAAACTAAACCGTATGAAAAAGACTATACGAACCCGCACTATCGCTACGACCCTGATCAGTGCATCCTCTGCGGACGCTGTGTGGAAGCCTGTCAGGACGTCCAGGTGACCGAGACCCTTTCCATCGACTGGGAACGTGAACGTCCCCGCGTTATCTGGGACAACGATGTTCCTATCGGCGAATCCTCCTGTGTCTCCTGTGGTCACTGCTCGACCGTATGCCCATGTAACGCTTTAATTGAAACAAACATGGAAGGTGAAGCCGGCTACATGACTGGCCTGAAAGAAGATACCCTCCGTCCGATGATTGACATCACCAAGGACGTTGAAACCGGCTACAGCTCGATTTTGGCTCTATCCAATATGGAGTCCAAAATGCGTGACGACCGTATTGAAAAAACGAAAACAGTTTGTACTTATTGCGGCGTCGGCTGCAGCTTTGACGTGTGGACGAAGGATCGCGAAATCCTGAAAATTGAGCCGCAGGCAGAAGCACCGGCAAACGGTATTTCCACCTGTGTGAAGGGCAAATTCGGCTGGGACTTTGTGAACAGCGAAGAACGCCTTCAGAATCCACTTGTCCGGGAAAACGGCCAGTTTGTCGAAACTACGTGGGAGAATGCTTTAGATGTTATTCAGAAAAACTTTACTTCCATTAAGGAAGAGAGCGGCAACGATGCTCTCGCGTTTATCAGCTCTTCCAAAACGACGAACGAAGAATCCTATCTTATGCAGAAGCTCTCCCGTTCCGTAATGGGAACAAACAATATTGATAACTGCTCCCGTTACTGTCAGACCCCTGCGACTCAGGGACTCTTCCGTACAGTGGGATACGGCGGTGACACCGGCACAATAGAGGATATTAAAAACGCGGAGCTTATTATTACCGTCGGGACAAACACATCAGAGTCCCACCCGGTTCTTGCCACTCGTATTAAAAGCTCCCATAAGCTGCGCAACCAGAAGCTGATCGTCTCTGACATCAGAAAGCACGAAATGGCAGAGCGCTCGGACATGTTTATCCAGCCGAAGCCGGGCTCGGATCTTGTATGGCTGAACGCAGTAGCGAAATACATTATCGATCAGGGCTGGGAGGATACAGAGTTCATTAATGAACGCGTGGATTACTACGACGATTTTGTTAAAGAACTCGAAATGTACACAATCGATTACGCCGTGGAACAGACTGGGCTTTCCCGTGAGGAACTGATTGGCATTGCCGAAAGCATTCATGAAGCTGATACTACCTGTGCCCTATGGGCGATGGGCGTCACCCAGCACTCCGGTGGTGCCGATACAAGTACGGCCATATCGAACCTGCTCCTTGTCTCCGGCAACTACGGCCGTCACGGCACTGGTGCCTATCCGCTTCGCGGACATAATAATGTCCAGGGTGCGACGGACTTTGGCAGTGCGCCGAACCTTCTTCCAGGCTATCAGTCTGTAGAAGATGAAGACATCCGCCGCAAATTTGAACAGGGCTGGAACACCGAGCTTTCCGGTGAAGTCGGCATGACGAACCATGAAATGGTCGATGCAATGCACGAAGGCCGCCTGCGAAGCCTGTATCTGAAAGGCGAGGAAATGGCACTTGTGGACTCCAACATAAACTACGTGCAGCAGGGCTTTGAAAAGCTTGATTTCTTCGTGGTTCAGGATATTTTCCTCTCCGAGACTGCCAAGTTTGCTGACGTCGTGCTCCCGGCGAGCCCGAGCCTGGAAAAAGACGGAACATTTGTAAACACTGAGCGCCGCTTCCAGCGTTTATACAAAGCACTTGATCCACTGGGTAACTCTAAGCCGGACTGGGAGATTCTTCAGCTTGTGGCCAACCGTATGGGCGCGGACTGGGACTACAGCCACCCATCGGAAATCATGGCAGAAGCAGCTTCACTCTGCCCATTCTTCGAAGGAGTTTCCTACGAACGGCTTGAAGGATATGACTCTCTCGTATGGCCTGTGACAAAAGAAGGTCAGGACGAGCCGCTTCTTTACGAATCCCGTTTCCAGTTCCCGAACGGAAAAGCGAGATTTTACCCGGTTCATTGGACAGAGCCGCAGACCTTTGGCGAACAGTATGATCTGCACGTGAACAACGGCCGTATGCTTGAGCATTTCCACGAAGGCAATATGACTTATAAATCGGAAGGCATCACGCTGAAAACACCTGACAACTTTGTCGAGATTTCTCCGGAGCTCGCCGAGGAACGAGGGCTTGAAAGCGGAGCACTTGTACGGCTGAAATCACCATACGGAGCTTTACGCATCCAGGCACTTGTCACTGACCGCGTGAAAGAAAAACAGCTTTACATTCCGATGAATAATTCCGGCGAATCAGCAATCAACCGCCTCACGAGCAGCGAAGCGGATAAGGATACGGATACACCGGCCTATAAAGAAACACAGGTATTCATGGAAATACTCAGCACAGACGGCGAAGCACCGATGCCGAAAAACAATTTCCGTTACGGAAATCCTAACCCGCAGAACGGTGTGGAAGTTGAACGCAAATGGAAACGTAACGATTACATCTTCCCTGGCGACATGGTGAGAAAGGAGAACCGCTAA
- a CDS encoding holin, with the protein MEVSAEFLLYMSFIGTASTALMQLLKQALPLPKKYIPLLTLGIGAVLALVPFPYTSAALAERVWAGVLAGLGGTGIFENVQKSRKQ; encoded by the coding sequence ATGGAAGTGAGTGCAGAATTTCTGCTGTACATGTCATTCATCGGTACGGCAAGTACGGCGCTGATGCAGCTGTTAAAGCAGGCGCTCCCGCTGCCGAAAAAGTATATTCCCCTTCTCACGCTCGGAATCGGGGCAGTCCTGGCACTTGTCCCTTTTCCGTACACAAGCGCTGCGCTGGCAGAACGAGTATGGGCAGGAGTGCTTGCTGGACTGGGAGGCACCGGAATTTTTGAAAATGTGCAGAAAAGCAGAAAACAGTAA
- a CDS encoding Na-translocating system protein MpsC family protein: MRPTENEKDIASFAGRLLRERFGKGPEAAHVVMQGPFITIYLRHFLSPMERVILEQEGEKAVFRLRESMMHKIVPEINGYVQSVTGQEFKNFYHDSDFNKESSIFVGIDENAYDGEDPFKEYAGKKKLEERVRQVTAEAEKEPDKVFSGMLNNKTVLVIREGLLINIEKELVEQGYEEQLKVTKRKLEKRLLIEGKSFTSIAGINIADVFVDWDFERDRSVIVFIMSGSG, from the coding sequence ATGAGACCAACAGAAAATGAAAAAGATATCGCGAGCTTTGCCGGCAGACTGCTGCGGGAAAGGTTTGGCAAAGGACCGGAAGCAGCCCACGTTGTAATGCAGGGACCGTTCATCACAATTTACCTTCGGCATTTTCTAAGCCCGATGGAGCGGGTCATTCTTGAACAGGAGGGTGAAAAGGCTGTTTTTCGTCTGCGTGAAAGCATGATGCACAAAATTGTTCCGGAGATTAACGGATACGTGCAGTCGGTCACCGGTCAGGAATTCAAAAACTTTTACCACGACAGCGATTTTAATAAGGAATCGAGTATTTTTGTGGGGATTGATGAAAATGCGTATGACGGCGAAGACCCTTTTAAAGAATACGCCGGTAAAAAGAAGCTGGAAGAGCGGGTGCGGCAGGTCACTGCAGAAGCGGAAAAGGAACCGGATAAAGTCTTTTCAGGAATGTTAAACAATAAGACTGTTCTCGTGATCCGGGAAGGACTGCTGATTAATATCGAAAAAGAGCTAGTGGAGCAGGGATATGAAGAGCAGCTGAAGGTAACTAAACGCAAGCTGGAAAAACGGCTGTTAATAGAAGGGAAGTCGTTTACCTCTATTGCCGGGATAAATATTGCTGATGTGTTTGTTGACTGGGACTTTGAACGGGACCGCAGCGTTATTGTCTTTATTATGAGCGGATCCGGCTAA
- a CDS encoding phosphatase PAP2 family protein — translation MSLSFKDLQLSDIPKSSWILIIAGLLTLFTTAFLFLEMGEKVLEQETFRIDQTAQNIVSALNTDILQSMMGLITEGGSVTWLTVGAAITTIYLLFFSSFSRWTAVFFAVNMIGISIITTVLKNFFSRQRPEVLAAYDGTGYSFPSGHSTGAVTFYGFLAYLVIRSTLATVWKWVFGVLLSLAALLVAVSRMFLDVHYFTDVLAGISAGLFWLLICIIALELTLWNKHRRQT, via the coding sequence ATGTCATTGTCTTTCAAGGATCTTCAACTGTCCGATATACCAAAAAGTTCGTGGATACTTATCATTGCCGGCCTGCTCACGCTGTTTACGACAGCTTTTCTGTTTTTGGAAATGGGTGAAAAAGTACTCGAACAGGAAACGTTTAGGATCGATCAAACAGCTCAAAATATTGTATCAGCGCTCAACACTGATATCCTGCAGTCTATGATGGGATTGATTACGGAGGGCGGCTCGGTAACATGGCTGACAGTCGGTGCCGCAATTACCACGATCTATTTGTTGTTTTTTTCATCCTTCAGCAGATGGACTGCTGTTTTTTTTGCCGTAAATATGATCGGCATCAGTATCATCACCACTGTTTTAAAAAACTTTTTCTCCCGGCAGCGCCCGGAAGTGCTCGCAGCCTATGATGGGACCGGGTACAGCTTTCCGAGCGGTCATTCTACAGGCGCTGTTACATTTTACGGCTTTCTCGCCTATCTCGTTATCCGAAGTACACTGGCGACTGTATGGAAGTGGGTATTCGGAGTATTGCTGTCGCTCGCTGCTCTTCTTGTCGCTGTCAGCCGTATGTTCCTGGATGTTCATTACTTTACGGACGTACTCGCAGGCATTTCAGCCGGCTTATTTTGGCTGCTCATCTGCATCATCGCCCTCGAGCTTACGCTTTGGAACAAACACCGCCGACAGACCTAA
- a CDS encoding DUF1641 domain-containing protein produces MAERITHIEKLKFSEEEIKQRDMEELQSQLLDNKDSLEKMMRTANLLDESGLLDMANGLLSEGDKVLNVAVNAMNTEGSTNMIKNLLLLAGEAGKLDIESMQPLLLKLNKGLERVAKLEEEKEQEKQTVNIFQLLKLLRDPEVNHTLSLGIAFMRGMGETGKPEMEKEQENKKPNTKV; encoded by the coding sequence ATGGCTGAGCGCATAACTCATATCGAAAAGCTGAAATTCTCCGAGGAAGAAATCAAACAGCGGGACATGGAAGAACTCCAGTCCCAGCTGCTTGATAACAAAGACAGCCTGGAAAAGATGATGCGCACCGCAAACCTTCTTGATGAATCCGGCCTGCTTGATATGGCAAATGGGCTTCTCAGCGAAGGCGATAAGGTGTTAAACGTGGCGGTAAACGCGATGAATACCGAAGGAAGCACTAATATGATCAAAAACCTGCTTCTTCTCGCTGGTGAAGCCGGCAAACTCGATATCGAAAGCATGCAGCCACTCCTGCTGAAATTAAATAAAGGGCTTGAACGTGTGGCAAAGCTTGAAGAAGAGAAGGAACAGGAAAAGCAGACCGTGAACATTTTCCAATTGTTAAAACTCCTCCGGGACCCAGAAGTAAATCATACGCTCTCACTCGGCATTGCTTTTATGCGCGGCATGGGTGAAACCGGCAAACCCGAGATGGAAAAAGAACAGGAAAACAAGAAACCAAACACCAAAGTTTAA
- a CDS encoding rhodanese-related sulfurtransferase, with protein sequence MTEENQSYRVLLYYNYTYVEDPETFAAEHLAFCKEVGLKGRIIVAEEGINGTVSGTVEQTEAYMQELTGDERFKDTEFKVDYAEGHAFKKMHVRPRSELVSLYLEDDINPNEQTGEHLSPKEFYEALQSDETIVLDARNDYEYDLGHFRGAIRPDINAFRELPDWVRENREQLEGKKILTYCTGGIRCEKFSGFLKEEGFDDVAQLHGGIVSYGKDPEVKGELWDGRCYVFDQRISVPINQVEHRVIGRDHFDGKPCERYVNCADPDCNNQIICSEENEHKYMRSCTIECMTHPRNRYMEEQGLMAEDVQEKIEARKAEQMQNA encoded by the coding sequence ATGACAGAAGAAAATCAATCGTACCGGGTGTTACTGTATTACAATTACACGTACGTGGAAGACCCTGAAACCTTTGCTGCGGAGCATCTGGCTTTCTGCAAGGAGGTTGGTCTGAAGGGGCGGATCATTGTGGCAGAGGAAGGCATCAATGGTACTGTTTCCGGCACTGTAGAGCAGACGGAAGCATACATGCAGGAGCTGACAGGGGATGAGCGTTTTAAAGACACCGAATTTAAGGTGGATTATGCTGAGGGACACGCATTCAAAAAAATGCATGTGCGTCCGCGTTCAGAGCTGGTGTCGCTGTACCTCGAGGATGACATTAATCCAAATGAACAGACTGGTGAACACCTGAGTCCGAAAGAGTTTTACGAGGCGCTTCAAAGCGATGAAACCATCGTTCTTGATGCCCGGAATGACTATGAATATGATCTCGGGCATTTCCGGGGAGCCATTCGCCCGGATATTAACGCTTTCCGGGAGCTGCCGGACTGGGTGAGAGAAAACCGGGAACAGCTTGAAGGTAAAAAAATATTAACCTATTGTACCGGAGGCATCCGCTGTGAGAAGTTTTCCGGATTCTTGAAAGAAGAAGGATTTGACGATGTGGCGCAGCTTCATGGCGGCATTGTTTCCTACGGTAAGGATCCTGAAGTGAAGGGGGAGCTGTGGGACGGAAGATGCTATGTGTTTGACCAGCGCATCAGTGTGCCAATCAATCAGGTCGAGCATCGCGTAATAGGCAGGGACCACTTTGACGGGAAACCGTGCGAACGGTACGTTAACTGTGCAGATCCTGACTGCAACAATCAAATCATCTGCTCTGAAGAAAATGAGCATAAATATATGAGAAGCTGCACGATAGAATGCATGACTCATCCGAGAAACCGTTATATGGAAGAGCAGGGACTGATGGCAGAAGACGTGCAGGAAAAAATCGAAGCGAGAAAAGCAGAACAGATGCAAAACGCATAA
- a CDS encoding ROK family transcriptional regulator has protein sequence MERTGDQSLVKQINKSIVLSSIQKHSPISRIEISKQTGLNKATVSSLVSELINEQLTKEVGAGISSGGRKPVMLYFNHTAGYSIGLDLGVNYILGVLTDLQGNIVQQREFPMANKHYESIYPLLHSLISELIKAAPKSPFGVVGVGIGVPGLVDKNGWVLFAPNLGWENVDLKAKLKKDFQIPVVIENEAKAGAYGEKIFGAGRTSRNLIYVSVGIGVGAGIIIEDKLYQGNNGFSGEVGHFSIETNGKKCRCGNIGCWELYSSEETLLNEVNAAFGKRLTLEEVIQQAEDGNDVILKIINTVGFYLGVGLVNIVNTFNPEQIVIGNRLARLENWLHHPIDKVLDQRLLSYYKKRLDITFSELGPLSSALGSSAFASNVFLTRDKVSVQ, from the coding sequence ATGGAGAGGACAGGCGACCAGTCGCTCGTAAAGCAAATCAATAAGTCCATTGTTCTGAGCAGCATTCAAAAGCACAGCCCTATTTCACGCATCGAAATTTCAAAACAAACTGGCTTGAATAAAGCTACTGTTTCGAGTTTAGTCAGCGAACTCATTAATGAACAATTAACAAAAGAAGTAGGAGCCGGGATATCCAGTGGGGGTCGCAAGCCTGTAATGCTTTACTTTAACCACACGGCAGGGTACTCTATTGGCCTGGATCTCGGAGTTAATTACATTCTAGGTGTGTTGACAGACTTACAGGGAAACATTGTACAGCAACGCGAATTCCCGATGGCTAATAAGCATTATGAAAGTATTTACCCTTTACTCCACAGCTTGATTTCTGAATTAATAAAAGCTGCTCCTAAAAGTCCATTTGGCGTTGTCGGAGTAGGTATTGGCGTGCCAGGACTCGTGGATAAAAATGGATGGGTACTTTTTGCTCCTAACTTAGGTTGGGAAAATGTTGATTTGAAAGCAAAATTAAAAAAAGATTTTCAAATACCTGTAGTTATTGAAAATGAAGCTAAAGCTGGGGCATATGGGGAAAAAATATTCGGGGCAGGGCGCACCTCCCGGAATTTAATATATGTTAGTGTAGGTATTGGTGTCGGAGCAGGTATAATAATTGAGGATAAGTTATACCAGGGGAACAACGGATTTTCGGGTGAAGTTGGACATTTTTCTATTGAAACAAACGGAAAGAAATGTCGATGCGGCAATATAGGCTGTTGGGAATTGTATAGTTCAGAAGAGACTCTTTTGAACGAAGTCAATGCTGCTTTCGGAAAAAGATTAACGCTTGAAGAAGTCATCCAACAAGCTGAAGATGGCAATGATGTTATTTTAAAAATAATCAACACTGTAGGTTTTTACCTTGGCGTCGGCCTGGTTAATATCGTCAACACCTTTAACCCAGAACAAATCGTGATCGGTAACAGACTTGCACGTTTGGAGAATTGGCTCCACCACCCTATAGATAAAGTGCTTGATCAACGATTATTATCTTATTATAAAAAACGTTTAGACATTACTTTTTCAGAACTGGGGCCGCTCTCCTCTGCTTTAGGAAGCAGTGCATTTGCCTCTAACGTCTTTTTAACCCGTGATAAAGTCAGCGTTCAATAA
- a CDS encoding glycoside hydrolase family 31 protein, translating to MRLRVAGIFTETPNKLEWSYNSEHLIVEAWGKDSVRVRGYKNNDLTENNWALIPSAENNAVINIYDNEAWLQHGKINVQIKRNGKLTIFNHQNEIIVEEYVRNRNDINEFCSALDIDAREFRPLLGGDFAITARFESNSNEKIYGMGQYQQPHLDLKYCSLELAQRNSQATIPFSISSKGYGFLWNNPAVGNVTFGKNITEWKAESSKQLDYWVTIGETPHKIVENYTAVTGRVPMMPEYGLGFWQCKLRYQTQEELLNVAREYYRRGLPLSVIVVDYFHWPHQGDWRFDEEYWPDPQAMVKELKEMGIELMVSIWPTVDTKSENFEEMMREGHLIQVEKGIPIAMDFMGNTLYYDATDPSAREYVWNKAKKNYYDLGIETFWLDEAEPEYSVYDFDNYRYHIGPNVQTGNYYPVGYAQTFYEGMNAQGQEEIVNLLRCAWAGSQKYGALVWSGDIDSSFEALQNQFAIGLNMGMSGIPWWTTDIGGFHGGNPDDPDFRECIIRWFQYGAFCPVFRLHGDREPKQGPLSSERGGMCPSGADNEVWSYGEEAYEIFKEYMQMRENLKPYIRKLMEEAHENGAPVMRALFYEFPDDPECWENEDSYMFGSDILVSPILNHGQREKAIYFPLGEHWRNINDGELYEGGKKVKVDAPIHSMPVFVKVGSDTEKYFK from the coding sequence TTGAGATTAAGAGTAGCGGGGATATTTACAGAAACCCCAAACAAATTAGAGTGGAGTTATAATAGTGAGCACCTCATTGTTGAAGCATGGGGAAAAGACAGCGTGAGAGTGAGAGGTTACAAGAATAATGATTTAACTGAGAATAATTGGGCTCTTATTCCCTCTGCAGAGAATAATGCAGTAATCAATATTTATGATAATGAAGCATGGCTTCAGCATGGGAAAATTAATGTCCAAATCAAACGCAATGGGAAATTAACTATATTCAATCACCAAAATGAAATTATTGTAGAAGAATATGTAAGGAACCGAAACGATATAAATGAATTTTGCAGTGCTTTGGACATAGACGCCAGAGAATTTCGACCGCTCCTGGGCGGAGATTTTGCTATTACTGCAAGATTTGAGTCAAATAGTAATGAAAAGATATATGGTATGGGGCAATATCAGCAGCCGCACTTGGATTTGAAATACTGTTCCTTGGAACTGGCTCAACGAAATTCCCAGGCCACTATTCCTTTTTCTATTTCGAGTAAGGGCTATGGATTTTTATGGAACAACCCGGCTGTAGGGAATGTTACTTTCGGAAAAAATATTACTGAATGGAAAGCAGAGTCCTCAAAGCAATTAGATTACTGGGTTACTATAGGCGAAACGCCGCATAAAATCGTGGAAAATTATACTGCGGTAACAGGTAGAGTACCTATGATGCCTGAATACGGTCTCGGATTTTGGCAGTGTAAGCTAAGGTATCAGACCCAGGAAGAATTATTAAACGTTGCCCGCGAATATTACCGGAGAGGCCTCCCTCTCTCAGTAATAGTGGTTGATTATTTCCATTGGCCTCATCAGGGAGATTGGCGCTTTGATGAAGAATATTGGCCAGATCCACAGGCAATGGTAAAAGAATTGAAAGAAATGGGAATTGAATTAATGGTTTCTATTTGGCCAACTGTAGACACCAAAAGTGAAAATTTCGAAGAAATGATGAGAGAAGGGCATTTGATTCAAGTAGAAAAAGGTATCCCTATCGCTATGGATTTTATGGGGAACACTTTATATTACGATGCCACCGATCCCTCGGCTAGAGAATATGTATGGAATAAAGCAAAGAAAAATTATTATGATTTGGGCATAGAAACTTTCTGGCTAGATGAAGCGGAGCCTGAATACTCTGTATATGATTTTGATAATTACAGATACCACATTGGTCCAAACGTACAGACAGGAAACTATTATCCGGTAGGGTACGCCCAGACCTTCTACGAAGGGATGAACGCGCAAGGGCAGGAAGAAATTGTTAACCTGCTCAGGTGTGCCTGGGCAGGAAGTCAAAAATACGGTGCCTTAGTTTGGTCAGGAGATATAGATTCGAGCTTTGAAGCTCTGCAAAACCAGTTTGCCATAGGATTAAACATGGGGATGAGCGGGATACCGTGGTGGACCACAGATATAGGTGGTTTTCACGGTGGAAATCCTGATGATCCAGACTTCAGAGAGTGTATTATCCGCTGGTTTCAGTACGGGGCGTTTTGTCCGGTTTTTCGTCTTCATGGCGACCGTGAACCAAAACAGGGACCTCTTAGTAGTGAAAGAGGAGGCATGTGCCCTTCAGGAGCAGATAACGAAGTTTGGAGCTACGGGGAAGAAGCTTATGAAATATTCAAAGAATACATGCAGATGAGAGAAAATTTAAAACCATACATTAGAAAGTTAATGGAGGAAGCACATGAAAATGGTGCTCCTGTTATGAGAGCTCTATTTTATGAGTTCCCTGATGACCCTGAGTGCTGGGAAAATGAAGACAGCTATATGTTTGGGAGCGATATTCTTGTTTCTCCAATCCTTAACCATGGGCAAAGAGAAAAAGCGATATACTTTCCACTGGGTGAACATTGGAGAAATATTAATGATGGAGAGTTGTATGAGGGAGGAAAGAAAGTGAAAGTTGATGCCCCGATCCACTCAATGCCTGTGTTTGTCAAAGTTGGAAGCGATACAGAAAAATATTTTAAATAA
- a CDS encoding ABC transporter substrate-binding protein — translation MKKLYLAPILSLPIILTACGGGGGSEEGSGSDENNEILMWHYYTGSEEVFKQMAKDFNESQDEYTLETEYVPFDEMKKQLSVGSAGDTLPDLIISDTVDNASLASMGVLNDISSEVEEWGEIDDYLKAPVASTKYEDGTYGVPLTTNSIGLFYNEKMLEENGIEKPPETWEELNEAAEATTNSDHDGFAMSAVRSEESTFQFYPFLLSAGADENSLDSPEAAEALNFVDDMLAEGYMSEEVLNSTQDDLARKFANESVAMMINGPWVVDRLKEENEDLDFQITSIPKKEEHKSVIGGDNLAVVESGNQEGAWEALSYFSEPENMEEFTKETGYFPPRQSVLNDSDYWQEDEHLSSFIQTTEEAEARGPSPNWPDISESIQLAIQESLTDEKEPDEALEDAQKKVESANE, via the coding sequence ATGAAAAAATTGTATTTGGCACCGATTCTTAGTTTGCCTATTATCTTAACTGCTTGCGGCGGAGGCGGGGGAAGCGAAGAAGGAAGTGGATCTGATGAAAATAATGAAATATTAATGTGGCATTATTACACGGGTTCGGAGGAAGTTTTCAAACAAATGGCTAAGGATTTTAACGAAAGCCAAGATGAATATACATTAGAAACTGAATATGTGCCTTTTGATGAAATGAAAAAACAATTATCAGTAGGATCAGCGGGTGATACACTTCCTGATTTAATTATTTCAGATACAGTAGACAATGCTTCTCTAGCTTCAATGGGGGTACTTAATGATATTTCAAGCGAAGTAGAAGAATGGGGAGAAATAGACGATTATTTGAAAGCTCCAGTAGCTTCTACTAAATATGAAGATGGAACATATGGCGTGCCTTTAACTACGAACAGCATTGGATTATTTTATAATGAAAAAATGCTTGAAGAAAATGGAATCGAAAAACCGCCTGAAACCTGGGAAGAATTAAATGAGGCAGCCGAGGCAACTACAAATTCCGATCATGATGGGTTTGCTATGTCTGCCGTTAGGTCAGAAGAGTCAACTTTTCAATTCTATCCGTTTTTATTATCAGCGGGTGCAGATGAAAACTCGCTCGATTCTCCAGAAGCAGCCGAAGCATTAAACTTTGTGGATGATATGCTTGCAGAAGGTTATATGAGTGAAGAAGTATTGAATTCAACACAAGACGATTTAGCAAGAAAATTTGCCAATGAAAGCGTAGCAATGATGATTAACGGCCCGTGGGTAGTAGATCGTCTGAAAGAAGAAAACGAAGATTTGGATTTTCAAATAACCTCTATTCCTAAAAAAGAAGAGCATAAATCTGTTATCGGCGGAGATAATTTAGCTGTCGTAGAAAGTGGTAACCAAGAAGGTGCCTGGGAAGCCTTAAGCTATTTTTCTGAACCAGAAAATATGGAAGAATTTACGAAAGAAACCGGATATTTTCCACCGAGACAATCTGTATTAAATGATTCTGATTATTGGCAGGAAGACGAACATTTGAGTTCTTTCATACAAACTACCGAAGAAGCAGAGGCACGTGGACCATCTCCGAATTGGCCGGATATTTCAGAAAGTATCCAATTAGCAATTCAGGAATCTCTAACTGATGAAAAAGAACCTGATGAAGCTTTAGAGGATGCTCAAAAAAAGGTAGAAAGCGCTAACGAATAA